The proteins below come from a single Iocasia fonsfrigidae genomic window:
- a CDS encoding HD-GYP domain-containing protein: MGTIVKLGVYELKAGMRVAKFIENDFGAVLVSPGMILDENIIAKLQVMGIKQVAVIDESEEQVEENINSFAVKYQENINELKETFDSIKHGNKLEFEQLREIVNISSQIDTNRDIINMLSQVRSVDEYTYTHSVNVGLLAMIFGRWIDLGQKEIKGLLYAGLLHDIGKSKVPDKILNKKGQLSNEEFEEIKKHVIYGYELVQDCSLLSNKIAKAVLLHHERNDGSGYPLGLSREKIPFMAKILAIVDTFDAITSDRVYRQHQPPFAVFKIFERDFQGFDYLLTKIFMSNISQYYMGETIKLSDGRSAEIVYINPNHWSKPIVKIDKHYIDLSKETDLEIADVMMDSV; encoded by the coding sequence GCGGGGATGAGGGTAGCAAAATTTATTGAAAATGATTTTGGTGCAGTACTGGTTTCTCCTGGTATGATACTTGATGAAAATATAATAGCTAAATTACAGGTTATGGGAATTAAGCAGGTTGCTGTCATAGATGAGTCCGAGGAACAGGTTGAGGAAAACATTAATAGTTTTGCTGTTAAATATCAAGAAAATATAAATGAACTAAAGGAGACGTTTGATTCTATTAAACATGGTAATAAATTGGAATTTGAACAGCTCAGGGAGATAGTTAATATAAGTTCCCAGATAGATACCAATAGAGATATCATTAATATGCTATCCCAGGTGAGAAGTGTTGACGAATATACTTATACTCACTCGGTAAATGTAGGATTACTGGCCATGATTTTTGGCCGCTGGATTGATTTGGGCCAAAAGGAAATCAAGGGTTTACTTTATGCTGGGTTATTACACGATATTGGGAAATCCAAGGTACCTGATAAGATTCTTAATAAAAAAGGCCAGTTAAGTAATGAAGAGTTTGAGGAAATAAAAAAACATGTTATCTATGGCTATGAACTGGTTCAGGACTGTAGTTTGTTGAGTAATAAAATAGCTAAGGCTGTTTTATTACACCATGAACGCAATGACGGTTCAGGCTATCCACTGGGTCTTTCCAGGGAGAAGATACCCTTTATGGCAAAGATACTGGCAATTGTCGATACATTTGATGCCATTACGTCTGATCGTGTTTATCGACAACACCAGCCACCATTTGCTGTATTTAAGATATTTGAGAGGGATTTTCAGGGGTTTGATTACCTGTTAACAAAAATATTTATGAGTAATATTTCCCAGTACTATATGGGAGAAACCATTAAATTGTCAGATGGGCGTTCAGCTGAAATAGTGTATATAAATCCTAACCACTGGTCGAAACCGATTGTTAAGATAGATAAACATTATATTGATCTTAGTAAGGAAACAGATCTAGAGATAGCTGATGTAATGATGGATAGTGTATGA